From Haloplanus sp. GDY1:
AGGTCGTCCTCTCACATCTTGTGAACCGACTTCTCCAGCGCGAAGGCGGTAACATTCCCGTCGAACGCGTCACGCTCCGCGTCTCCGACTACGTCGACCTCTCCGACCAAGACGCCGCCGACCTCATCGATGACGGCGCGGACGCAGGCATCTATACGCTCGACCGCTCGCAGAGCGGGAGCTCCACCATCGTCGGCGTCTCACCACAAGGACCCGAACCCCCAGTTATTACCGACGCCTTCGGCGAACTCCAACGTGACGAAGGCACGGACTTCCGCGTCATTAGCGTCGTCACCGACTCGATCAACGACGCACTCCACGACGCCGGCTACGACGACTTCACCATACTTGCCAACGCCAGCACTGCCGACATCGCTGGACTCACGGGGACACTCACCGAGAGTCGTGCCGAGAACCTCCTCAAAGAAGCCCAGCGACACGTTCCCGTCGGCTATCGCCTCGCACAGCGGGCAGCCGCCTACTACAGCCAGCGGAGTAACCCCGACACCGGCCTCGGGGAAGCTCGCGTCACCGACCTCTCGCTCGTCACCGAATCCGTCGGCGAACCTCGATATCTCGCAGAGGGCTGGGAGCCCGATGACGAACGCGGGATGTACGTCTCCAACATCGGACGGAACGCCGGGAATCCCGTCCCGACCGGCCTTCACATTCTCGACAATCCCGACCATCCAGGTGTGCCGAAGGCCGCGACCCATCCCGACGCGAGCTACGACGCCCTCCCCGTCGACGAACACGGCAAGGTCATCCCGCCCGCAGTTCCCATCGACCCACGCCTCCAGCTCCCGCTCGACGAGCTCATCGCGAAGAAGCTCGCCCGTGGCCTCGTGCCCATTCGCGTCGTCGGCCCGCGTGGATCGGGGAAGAACTACCTGCTGAAGTACCTCTGCCACCAGACGAACCGTGGCTACCAGTCTATCGACGTCGACCGAGCCACTGAACCCGAGGACCTCTTCGGACCGCTCGTCCCCGACGGCGATGTCATCGTGCCCCGCAACGGCGCCGTCAAACAGGGTCTCCTGAACGGCGATACCATCGTCATCAACGAGTTCCCCGTTATGCAGGCTGGGGCGGCGATCGCACTCCACCGCCTGCTGAACGAGGGGACGCTTCTCGTCAAATCCCACGGCGAACTCGTCGAACCACACCCCTCGTCCCGGCTCGTCATCACGATGAACCCGCCGACCCGCGAGTATCGCGACTCCGAACCAATGAACTCCGCCACTCGAGGTCGGTTCCGCGCCTTCGAGCAGCCCTACATCCAGGATGTCGAGGAAGAAGTCGAGACGCTAGACCGCCAAGTGAACAGTACGGATGTCGTCGTGGATCGCCCGACGCTTCGGAAGATCGTCCAGTTCGCCCACCAGACTCGACAGAACGAGTCCTGGCCGACGCTCTCGACGCGGAATCTCACCATCCTCTGTGAGCACATCGAGGACGGTGCCTCTCCGAAGGCAGCGACGAAGAACGAACTCTGGGCGGTCGCCGAACCAAATCAGTATCCTGAGGATGCCTATGAGACACTCAACGACTACCTCTGAGACCAAACAGGAATTATACTGCGGAGCGGATTACTGATGGGTATACTCTCGATACTCTCCCGCTAATCTTCCCGATGACTCTTGCTCAGTGGCCATGTCGTGCAATAGGAGATTATCCGTATTCCATTGGAGGAGCTGTTCGTGAATTGTCTCCACAGCGAGATTCGCGAGCGACGTGTGTTCCTTCATCTGCATGAGACGGGGTAGTCCAGCAATATACAGACAGAGACCATTATCTGCGTTCCGCTGGAATATCTCGACTATCCTGTCCCGCGTGTCGGTCGGGTCCTGTACGAGAAGATCCGTGAGTGTGGCTTCACGGAATCGTGACTGAGAGGGCTCATCTCTCTCACGCGCCCACGCATCGGCGATGGATTCTGGTGAGACCGGATCATCCTCGTCGATGACGGCGACATCCCCCGCAGACGCGAAGCGAACGGTTCGCCAGGCACTCTTACTGAATGGAAGTTCTTGGTCGGTGTAGAAGTTCGAGTGTTGAATGTCCCGATCATCGATGAGGGCTCTGATCGATGAAGCGGTGAGTTGCTGGCCCTCGTCACTGCCAGTCTGTGCTTTGACAGCGGCTTCAATGAATACGTCCTCGATATCAGCGCCCGTGAATCCATCCGTCAACTCACTGAGTTCCGAGAGCAGCCTAGACCTGGTTGGATGCTTGGCTACCTCTTGGAGATCCGTCTGGAGATGCTCGGGATTTCGTCGACGGATCTGTTCGACGTAATGGTGAATAATCGCTTGACGCTGTTTGTCGTCCGGACGTGGGAACGAGATGGGTTGGTTTCCGAGCCGACCAGGGCGAAGTAGTGCGGGATCGAGAACCTCTGCGAGGTTCGTCGATGCGATGACTTTCGGCGCGTCCTCAGTCTTCGCGTCGACCCCGTCGAGCAGGACCAAGAGTTGAGCGACAAGCTGTGCGCTGTGTTCCTGTGACGCCTCGCTTCGACTACGAGCGATCGCGTCGATCTCGTCTATGTAAAGGACGTTCGAGTCGGTGTTTTGGGCTTCGTCGAACTTCTTCCGGAGTAGCCGCTCGGACTCGCCCACCCACTTGCTGAGGATCTCTGGCCCGGAAAT
This genomic window contains:
- a CDS encoding AAA family ATPase translates to MTDETFGTWLLAQLTDSSLGEAHLSLQDERGWLAPDQLNHSDDDTYTFTRDDGGNPTEHYHLVTNDTGDLERECWRRYEYTEAGEHSAELRTQLILELPPDDDILDWMTDSISLTAGEFRELVAHDAVQSVAAGRVAGLDRQKHDLQEFLRMSNAEWGLADRTGILLEGPPGTGKTELVIETCQEEYNAMPVTISGPEILSKWVGESERLLRKKFDEAQNTDSNVLYIDEIDAIARSRSEASQEHSAQLVAQLLVLLDGVDAKTEDAPKVIASTNLAEVLDPALLRPGRLGNQPISFPRPDDKQRQAIIHHYVEQIRRRNPEHLQTDLQEVAKHPTRSRLLSELSELTDGFTGADIEDVFIEAAVKAQTGSDEGQQLTASSIRALIDDRDIQHSNFYTDQELPFSKSAWRTVRFASAGDVAVIDEDDPVSPESIADAWARERDEPSQSRFREATLTDLLVQDPTDTRDRIVEIFQRNADNGLCLYIAGLPRLMQMKEHTSLANLAVETIHEQLLQWNTDNLLLHDMATEQESSGRLAGEYREYTHQ
- a CDS encoding AAA family ATPase, with the translated sequence MTATSTGSSDASSTDSQVVLSHLVNRLLQREGGNIPVERVTLRVSDYVDLSDQDAADLIDDGADAGIYTLDRSQSGSSTIVGVSPQGPEPPVITDAFGELQRDEGTDFRVISVVTDSINDALHDAGYDDFTILANASTADIAGLTGTLTESRAENLLKEAQRHVPVGYRLAQRAAAYYSQRSNPDTGLGEARVTDLSLVTESVGEPRYLAEGWEPDDERGMYVSNIGRNAGNPVPTGLHILDNPDHPGVPKAATHPDASYDALPVDEHGKVIPPAVPIDPRLQLPLDELIAKKLARGLVPIRVVGPRGSGKNYLLKYLCHQTNRGYQSIDVDRATEPEDLFGPLVPDGDVIVPRNGAVKQGLLNGDTIVINEFPVMQAGAAIALHRLLNEGTLLVKSHGELVEPHPSSRLVITMNPPTREYRDSEPMNSATRGRFRAFEQPYIQDVEEEVETLDRQVNSTDVVVDRPTLRKIVQFAHQTRQNESWPTLSTRNLTILCEHIEDGASPKAATKNELWAVAEPNQYPEDAYETLNDYL